One region of Limnospira fusiformis SAG 85.79 genomic DNA includes:
- a CDS encoding tetratricopeptide repeat protein: MPTNAIALCKSVVVLTTIVLTQAVPPSVVARSSQEVVSQITATEFFERGVARYQRGDKQGAIADFTQAIRLNRNHALAYYNRGVVRFRIGNNLTEAIADFTQAIRINPEYVDAYYNRAIARVKVQQYWPAIDDVTQVISLDPSHDRAFYLRGLIYSENLKDYQTGINDFTEAIRLNPRNPAPYFKRGNARYRIGDRERAIDDYNKAIDINPSDPEPYYNRAISRYQIGDRQGAIFDLQKSADLYLDLGNFEKYQKAIDTLEKFEN, translated from the coding sequence ATGCCTACTAATGCGATCGCCCTGTGCAAGTCTGTTGTTGTATTGACAACTATAGTTTTAACTCAGGCAGTTCCCCCCTCTGTGGTAGCCCGGTCTTCTCAAGAGGTTGTTAGTCAAATCACTGCTACAGAGTTTTTTGAGCGCGGTGTAGCACGCTACCAACGGGGAGATAAACAAGGGGCGATCGCTGATTTTACCCAAGCTATTCGCCTCAACCGTAACCATGCCCTCGCTTACTATAACCGGGGAGTGGTAAGGTTTAGGATCGGCAATAACTTGACTGAGGCGATCGCTGATTTTACCCAAGCTATCCGCATTAATCCTGAATATGTTGATGCCTACTATAATCGTGCCATTGCCCGTGTCAAAGTTCAACAATACTGGCCGGCTATTGATGATGTTACCCAGGTGATCAGCCTCGACCCCTCTCATGATCGGGCTTTCTACCTGCGGGGATTAATTTATTCCGAAAATCTTAAAGATTATCAAACCGGGATTAATGATTTTACTGAGGCGATCCGCCTTAACCCCAGAAACCCAGCACCCTATTTTAAGCGCGGGAATGCTCGCTATCGCATTGGCGATCGTGAAAGGGCTATTGATGACTATAACAAAGCTATTGATATCAACCCATCAGACCCGGAACCTTATTATAACCGAGCCATCAGTCGCTACCAAATTGGCGATCGCCAAGGCGCTATCTTTGACCTACAGAAGTCCGCAGACCTATATCTGGATTTGGGTAATTTCGAGAAATACCAAAAGGCGATCGATACCTTAGAAAAATTTGAGAATTAA
- a CDS encoding photosystem II reaction center protein K has protein sequence MEAALLLAKLPEAYSIFSPVVDILPVIPVFFLLLAFVWQAAVGFR, from the coding sequence ATGGAAGCAGCACTGCTATTGGCAAAATTGCCAGAAGCCTACTCGATTTTTAGCCCCGTTGTTGATATTTTGCCCGTTATTCCCGTCTTTTTCCTGCTGTTGGCTTTTGTGTGGCAAGCTGCTGTCGGTTTCCGATAA
- the tgt gene encoding tRNA guanosine(34) transglycosylase Tgt, which yields MPQSFSFQIQTRCTHTHARAGVFVTPHGIVETPRFMPVGTLANVKTLTPAQLLDTGAQMVLSNTYHLHLQPGEKIVAAAGGIHKFMGWNGPILTDSGGFQVFSLSEMRTVTEAGVRFRSPHDGAIIELSPERSIEIQNQLGADVIMAFDECPPYPASREDVVAATARTVRWLERCIAAHDRPEAALFGIVQGGVYPDLRVAAAKKLVEFDLPGYAIGGVSVGEPTDLMEMVVRVTTPILPDHKPRYLMGIGTYREMAQAIASGIDLFDCVIPTRLARHGAALVAGERWNLKNAQFREDFRPLDPSCPCYTCQNFSRAYISHLVRAKELLAYTLLSIHNVTELIRFTTRIRDAILGDRFTDEFAQYLQVQS from the coding sequence ATGCCCCAATCATTTTCGTTTCAAATACAGACTCGCTGCACTCACACTCACGCGAGGGCAGGAGTTTTTGTCACTCCCCATGGTATCGTGGAAACCCCCCGATTTATGCCAGTGGGAACCTTGGCTAATGTCAAAACTTTGACCCCGGCTCAACTCCTGGATACGGGCGCTCAAATGGTGCTATCCAATACCTATCATTTGCACCTACAACCAGGGGAGAAAATTGTGGCGGCGGCGGGGGGAATACATAAGTTTATGGGCTGGAATGGTCCGATATTGACCGATTCAGGCGGTTTTCAGGTTTTTAGTCTCAGTGAAATGCGGACGGTGACAGAAGCAGGAGTACGGTTTCGATCGCCTCACGATGGGGCAATTATTGAATTGTCCCCAGAACGCTCCATTGAGATACAAAATCAATTGGGGGCTGATGTGATTATGGCCTTTGATGAGTGTCCCCCTTATCCAGCTTCTAGGGAAGATGTGGTCGCAGCCACCGCGCGCACTGTTAGATGGCTAGAACGCTGCATAGCTGCTCATGACCGACCAGAGGCAGCCCTGTTTGGTATCGTACAAGGAGGAGTTTACCCAGATTTACGGGTGGCAGCAGCTAAAAAATTAGTAGAATTTGATTTGCCAGGTTATGCCATTGGAGGGGTGAGTGTCGGTGAACCTACCGATTTAATGGAAATGGTGGTTCGCGTCACTACCCCCATTTTGCCAGACCATAAGCCTAGATATTTGATGGGGATAGGAACTTACCGGGAAATGGCACAGGCGATCGCATCTGGTATAGATTTATTTGATTGTGTCATTCCTACCCGTTTGGCTCGCCATGGGGCGGCTTTGGTGGCCGGAGAACGCTGGAATTTGAAAAATGCCCAATTTAGAGAGGACTTTCGCCCCCTCGACCCATCTTGTCCTTGTTACACTTGCCAAAATTTTAGCCGCGCCTATATTAGTCATCTGGTACGCGCTAAGGAACTTTTAGCCTATACTCTCCTGAGTATTCATAATGTTACTGAACTGATTAGGTTTACTACCCGTATCCGAGACGCGATTTTGGGCGATCGCTTTACTGACGAGTTCGCACAATATTTGCAAGTTCAATCCTAA
- the cobS gene encoding adenosylcobinamide-GDP ribazoletransferase, producing MSFETVWRSLIRYMVQLRAALAAAVAFYTCLPIPPSWTLEFRGIARLAPVMGLMIGGLLGLADMGLQLLGCPVLTRSALVVVGWIGITGGLHLDGAMDTADGLAAGDPQRRLEVMADSLTGAFGAIAAVAILLLKTAALADLDRTRWLILMGVAAWGRWGQLVAIARYPYLKAQGKGAFHKDLTYSPLDLLPGVVLLSGLSGLQIWLEPGRWLVAVGLLLGGSAIAILTGTWLNYRLGGHTGDTYGAVVEWTEALLLCLLVALEGE from the coding sequence ATGAGTTTTGAGACAGTCTGGCGATCGCTGATTAGGTATATGGTACAGCTACGAGCGGCTTTAGCTGCTGCTGTGGCTTTCTATACCTGCTTACCTATTCCTCCGTCTTGGACGTTAGAGTTTCGGGGAATTGCTAGACTCGCCCCGGTAATGGGGTTAATGATTGGGGGATTGTTAGGGCTGGCTGACATGGGTTTGCAGTTGCTAGGCTGTCCGGTCTTAACGCGCTCGGCTTTGGTGGTGGTAGGTTGGATTGGGATTACTGGGGGACTGCATTTAGATGGGGCGATGGATACTGCTGATGGGTTGGCTGCGGGTGACCCCCAGCGACGCTTAGAGGTGATGGCTGATAGTTTGACGGGAGCTTTTGGGGCGATCGCCGCCGTAGCTATTTTACTGCTGAAAACCGCCGCCCTCGCTGATTTAGACCGCACACGCTGGTTAATTTTGATGGGGGTGGCTGCTTGGGGACGCTGGGGACAGTTAGTAGCGATCGCTCGTTATCCTTATCTGAAGGCACAAGGAAAGGGAGCATTTCACAAAGATTTAACCTATTCGCCGTTAGATTTACTCCCTGGGGTTGTGCTACTTTCCGGGTTGAGTGGGTTACAGATTTGGTTAGAACCCGGACGCTGGCTGGTGGCTGTGGGTTTACTGCTTGGGGGAAGTGCGATCGCTATTCTGACCGGAACCTGGTTAAACTACCGTTTAGGTGGGCATACCGGAGACACCTATGGGGCTGTAGTTGAGTGGACAGAAGCCCTATTATTATGTTTACTGGTAGCCCTAGAGGGAGAATGA
- a CDS encoding hydrogenase — MPAWIAIIYDEPRDDLISNGGEMMATDDLQQHLNSLGDRYPKLGQALEQAAKALKDSGTPISEQLLQGLINYNRDFANFQQKLQNRGQTTAVVARSLVDLQQLYQKVAPATDEGAIPQQVLSLLEQILRLTHSEQKDFAPLQQAHKQAQQLKQHISQADLKSDPQLKALVTGQHPLNILLNLVNSGDQLNDEQWAKSAEILDNTFGKSLGVAISRGKIVSQSGGSTTTQPPLNVTAVERPTANPDIVILEEPTTTKAPSDVIIVPSVEINPQPLTIDGQNIVFGNTAIVGQPTGKPEVKPGTVGLRVRVHLQGLGDRDFGGGEYAGTKGQGRRLEAFQMAINPPIPGLDIQYMAHIAQVGDSPTASNGQMVGEPGQNRQIEGFAIKLAGPEAPKYDVFYNAHIQNKGDVPVCSNGQYCGTRGQSLRVEGIKVWVEPKK, encoded by the coding sequence TTGCCTGCCTGGATCGCCATAATTTATGATGAGCCGAGGGATGATCTGATCAGTAATGGAGGGGAAATGATGGCAACAGACGACCTACAACAACATCTAAACAGTTTAGGCGATCGCTACCCTAAACTAGGACAGGCATTAGAACAAGCAGCAAAAGCCCTGAAAGACTCAGGCACTCCCATCAGTGAGCAGTTACTGCAAGGGTTGATTAACTATAACCGTGATTTCGCCAATTTCCAACAAAAACTACAAAACCGGGGACAAACCACCGCCGTAGTCGCGAGATCCCTGGTAGATTTACAGCAGTTATACCAAAAAGTAGCCCCAGCTACAGATGAGGGAGCCATTCCTCAGCAGGTTTTATCCTTGCTAGAGCAAATTCTCCGGCTGACCCACAGCGAACAGAAAGACTTTGCACCCCTACAACAAGCCCACAAACAAGCCCAACAACTCAAACAGCACATTTCCCAAGCTGATCTGAAATCAGACCCACAGCTAAAAGCATTGGTGACCGGACAGCACCCCCTCAACATTCTACTAAACTTGGTGAATAGCGGAGACCAACTCAATGATGAACAGTGGGCAAAATCGGCAGAAATTCTCGACAATACTTTTGGTAAATCTTTGGGGGTAGCTATTTCCAGAGGAAAAATTGTCAGTCAGTCGGGGGGGTCAACTACGACTCAACCGCCATTGAATGTGACAGCAGTTGAACGTCCCACGGCTAACCCAGATATTGTCATCCTAGAAGAACCTACCACCACGAAGGCCCCCAGTGATGTGATTATTGTTCCCAGTGTGGAAATTAACCCGCAACCTTTAACTATTGATGGCCAAAATATTGTGTTCGGCAATACTGCCATTGTCGGTCAGCCTACGGGGAAACCGGAAGTTAAACCGGGAACTGTGGGGCTGCGTGTGAGAGTGCATTTACAGGGATTAGGCGATCGCGATTTTGGCGGCGGGGAATATGCTGGAACTAAGGGTCAAGGTCGCCGCTTGGAGGCTTTCCAAATGGCGATTAATCCTCCCATTCCCGGTTTGGATATACAATACATGGCTCATATTGCTCAAGTTGGTGATAGTCCCACAGCCTCCAACGGTCAAATGGTGGGAGAACCGGGACAAAATCGCCAAATAGAAGGGTTTGCGATTAAGCTGGCTGGACCAGAAGCCCCGAAATATGATGTTTTCTATAATGCCCATATTCAAAATAAGGGAGATGTTCCGGTTTGTAGTAATGGTCAATATTGTGGTACTCGTGGGCAATCTTTACGAGTTGAGGGGATAAAAGTTTGGGTAGAACCCAAAAAATAA
- the ltrA gene encoding group II intron reverse transcriptase/maturase encodes MTKASLKKGFEKSKPIKTTNVWKQIPWAKVQRKVFKLQKRIFQAAKSGQDAKARRLQRLLCKSYYARLLAVRRVTQDNQGKKTAGVDGMRAISPRQRFKLAENIKGNLKVKPLRRVWIPKPGRDEKRPLGIPTIQDRARQALVKSALEPKWESRFEDTSYGFRPGRSAHDAISRIFQSINKGGYYVLDADIAKCFDRINHDYLLSKIHCPSSLKRDLKSWLKAGVLDNGVFEDTEAGTPQGGVISPLLANIALDGMVRLIKTMYPNKGTTFQVNLIRYADDFVVISKDLKIIEQCKTAISEWLKPIGLEIKPEKTRICHTLNPIEYNGKTEEPGFDFLGFNIRQYPIGKYKSGKSGGRRKGGFLFNKTPHKMLGLKTHIKPSKKAVKAHTEAIKGVIKQHKTAPQSALISKLNPIIKGWSNYYSGVVSSETFGKLDHIVWQMLRAWTTSRCGKASHEKLGNYFHKGTVKLSNGKERHENWLFKTKDGYQLWKHNWTPIVRHTLIRPDATPYDGNWTYWATRKGQAIETSNRVAKLLKKQKGRCTWCGQYFAPSDLVEVDHIIPRSQGGKDEYKNLQLLHRHCHDDKTALDNANAVSLTMEQSD; translated from the coding sequence ATGACGAAAGCGAGTTTAAAGAAAGGTTTTGAGAAATCAAAACCAATCAAGACTACGAATGTATGGAAACAAATTCCCTGGGCGAAAGTTCAGAGGAAAGTTTTTAAGCTCCAAAAGAGGATATTTCAAGCAGCTAAATCGGGACAGGACGCAAAAGCGAGAAGGTTGCAACGTCTATTGTGCAAATCATATTATGCCCGTCTACTAGCAGTACGGCGAGTGACCCAAGATAATCAAGGCAAGAAAACGGCTGGAGTCGATGGAATGAGAGCAATCTCACCAAGGCAAAGGTTTAAACTTGCTGAGAACATTAAAGGAAATCTCAAAGTAAAACCACTGCGAAGGGTGTGGATTCCAAAACCTGGTAGGGATGAAAAACGCCCTCTAGGAATACCCACAATCCAAGATAGAGCGAGGCAAGCCTTGGTTAAGTCGGCTCTCGAACCTAAATGGGAATCGAGATTTGAAGACACTAGCTACGGGTTTAGACCAGGCAGGTCTGCCCATGATGCAATATCCAGAATCTTTCAGAGTATCAACAAAGGAGGTTATTACGTTCTGGATGCAGATATAGCTAAATGTTTTGACCGAATAAACCATGATTACCTTCTGTCCAAAATTCATTGTCCAAGCAGTCTAAAAAGAGACCTGAAATCATGGCTCAAAGCAGGCGTGCTAGATAACGGTGTATTCGAGGATACAGAAGCAGGGACACCCCAAGGAGGGGTAATAAGTCCACTCCTAGCCAACATCGCACTGGATGGGATGGTTAGGCTCATAAAAACAATGTATCCAAATAAAGGAACAACCTTTCAGGTAAACCTCATAAGATACGCCGATGATTTTGTGGTCATATCCAAAGACCTAAAAATCATTGAACAGTGTAAGACTGCAATATCCGAATGGTTAAAACCTATAGGACTAGAAATTAAACCCGAAAAGACTCGAATTTGCCATACACTCAATCCTATTGAGTATAACGGCAAAACAGAAGAACCAGGATTTGATTTTCTAGGATTCAATATCAGGCAATATCCAATAGGAAAATATAAATCTGGAAAAAGTGGGGGAAGAAGAAAAGGAGGCTTCCTATTTAACAAAACCCCACATAAAATGTTGGGTCTCAAAACCCACATCAAACCCAGTAAAAAAGCAGTTAAAGCCCATACAGAAGCGATAAAAGGTGTAATCAAACAACATAAAACAGCACCTCAATCAGCTCTGATTAGCAAACTAAACCCAATCATAAAGGGATGGTCAAATTACTATTCAGGGGTCGTCTCATCAGAGACCTTCGGCAAACTAGACCACATAGTCTGGCAAATGCTACGGGCATGGACAACATCAAGATGCGGAAAGGCAAGTCACGAAAAGCTAGGAAACTACTTCCACAAAGGAACGGTTAAACTTAGCAACGGGAAAGAAAGACATGAAAATTGGTTATTCAAGACTAAGGATGGATACCAATTATGGAAACATAATTGGACTCCGATTGTCAGACACACCCTAATACGCCCTGACGCAACACCATACGACGGAAATTGGACTTACTGGGCAACCAGGAAAGGACAAGCAATCGAAACGTCAAACAGGGTAGCAAAACTACTCAAAAAGCAAAAGGGTAGGTGTACCTGGTGTGGACAGTATTTCGCACCATCGGATTTAGTTGAAGTAGACCACATTATACCTCGAAGCCAAGGTGGAAAGGATGAATATAAGAATCTTCAACTATTACACCGCCACTGTCACGATGATAAAACGGCGTTAGACAACGCCAATGCTGTATCCTTAACAATGGAACAGTCAGACTAG
- a CDS encoding aldo/keto reductase, whose protein sequence is MKTRKLGKSDIEITPIILGTWQADKRWWKGIEKADLIQAMQQAVDLGITTIDTAEIYGDGISEQLIAEALSDRRDRLIYASKVFATHLQYDQVIEACDRSLKNLETDYIDLYQIHWPTGSFNTEIVPISETMAALNLLKQQGKIRAIGVSNFSKTQLEEASQYGAIDSIQPPYSLFWRDVERETMAYCVEQKISILAYSSLAQGLLTGKFGVNHQFDPEDHRLKNKLIQNPEHYSRVQQAINQLRPIAADKRCTVAQLALAWLICQPQTNAIVGARNSSQVEQNVQTIDIQLSPEEVSQIDQIGRIVTDHLQNEYPILWKF, encoded by the coding sequence ATGAAAACACGAAAACTTGGTAAATCGGACATTGAAATCACCCCGATTATTTTAGGGACTTGGCAAGCTGATAAACGTTGGTGGAAAGGTATTGAAAAAGCCGACTTAATCCAGGCTATGCAGCAGGCGGTTGACCTGGGAATTACTACCATTGACACTGCGGAAATCTATGGTGATGGTATCTCGGAACAACTGATAGCTGAGGCGTTGTCAGATAGACGCGATCGCCTAATTTATGCCAGCAAGGTATTTGCGACCCATTTACAATATGACCAGGTAATTGAAGCGTGCGATCGCTCCTTAAAAAATCTGGAGACCGACTATATAGACCTGTATCAAATCCACTGGCCAACGGGTTCGTTTAATACAGAAATTGTGCCGATTTCCGAAACCATGGCCGCCCTAAATTTGCTCAAACAACAGGGGAAAATTAGAGCCATTGGAGTCTCAAACTTCTCCAAAACTCAACTCGAAGAAGCCAGCCAATATGGGGCTATAGATAGTATACAGCCTCCCTATTCTCTATTTTGGCGAGATGTGGAACGGGAAACCATGGCTTATTGTGTAGAACAGAAAATCTCAATTCTCGCTTATTCTTCCCTAGCCCAGGGACTTCTGACCGGAAAATTCGGAGTTAATCATCAGTTTGATCCAGAAGATCATCGACTCAAAAATAAACTCATCCAAAACCCAGAACATTATAGCCGGGTTCAACAAGCAATTAATCAGTTACGCCCCATAGCAGCAGACAAACGCTGTACGGTAGCACAATTAGCACTTGCATGGCTAATTTGTCAACCCCAAACTAACGCGATTGTCGGGGCTCGTAATAGCAGCCAGGTTGAGCAAAATGTGCAAACTATCGACATTCAACTTTCCCCAGAAGAGGTCAGCCAAATAGACCAAATTGGGCGTATAGTTACGGATCATCTGCAAAACGAATATCCAATTTTATGGAAGTTTTGA
- a CDS encoding mannose-1-phosphate guanylyltransferase, whose translation MIPVILAGGKGERFWPLSRRIRPKQFLSLDGTGQSLLQSTAERLLPLSKGGPGLWVITSALLENGVQQQLPDIPPANILAEPQGRDTAPAVAWTVIEVVRRYGEDTVIGFFPADHWIGKPDIFHEAIKSAENLAISQDLIVTLGLQPQYPATGYGYIEQGEKIGTFGDFTAYQVAQFTEKPDQERADQFLATGRFSWNAGIFIFRAGVVLQELRAYVPDLITALEAEGAKAYANIEKISIDYALMEKTQKACVLPVSFGWDDLGDWNSLERLLPKQNGNVALVRHLGLDTQDSILYGSDENEVIITIGVQDLVVVRDGNVTLIVDKNRTQDIKKVLPQLEDDPDLRELL comes from the coding sequence ATGATACCCGTTATTCTCGCAGGTGGTAAAGGTGAGAGGTTCTGGCCTCTGAGTCGTCGTATCCGACCCAAACAATTTCTCAGTTTAGACGGTACTGGTCAAAGTTTATTACAAAGCACAGCAGAACGCTTGCTACCCTTGAGTAAAGGTGGTCCGGGTTTGTGGGTGATTACCTCCGCACTCCTAGAAAATGGAGTTCAGCAACAGTTACCCGATATCCCACCCGCAAATATTTTAGCCGAACCCCAAGGACGAGATACCGCCCCCGCCGTCGCCTGGACCGTCATTGAAGTTGTCCGTCGCTATGGGGAAGATACCGTGATTGGCTTTTTCCCGGCTGATCATTGGATTGGAAAACCGGATATTTTCCACGAGGCGATTAAATCAGCGGAAAATTTAGCTATCAGTCAGGATCTAATTGTCACCCTGGGGTTACAACCTCAATATCCGGCTACAGGTTACGGTTACATTGAACAGGGCGAAAAAATTGGCACTTTTGGCGATTTCACTGCTTATCAGGTAGCCCAGTTTACGGAAAAACCTGATCAAGAAAGGGCTGATCAATTTTTGGCTACTGGTCGGTTTAGTTGGAATGCGGGAATTTTTATATTTAGGGCTGGGGTGGTTCTTCAGGAATTACGCGCCTATGTCCCCGATTTGATTACCGCCCTGGAAGCTGAAGGAGCCAAGGCTTATGCTAACATTGAAAAAATCAGCATTGACTATGCACTGATGGAAAAAACCCAGAAAGCCTGTGTTTTACCAGTCTCTTTTGGCTGGGATGACCTGGGAGATTGGAATTCCTTAGAACGTCTTTTACCGAAACAAAATGGCAATGTGGCATTAGTCCGTCACTTGGGACTCGATACCCAAGATTCTATTCTGTATGGGAGTGATGAAAATGAGGTGATTATTACTATTGGGGTTCAGGATTTGGTGGTTGTTCGCGATGGTAATGTGACTTTGATTGTTGATAAGAACCGCACCCAGGATATTAAAAAGGTCTTGCCTCAGTTGGAGGATGATCCTGATTTGAGAGAACTTTTATAG
- a CDS encoding LCP family protein: MSYPTTNQRQPKVLRVIFLSFIALIITSASATLGALTALLSPLKPEQPQSASMVLNSLWRDRFRFRLSRPVNILVMGIDPPLPHEEQDGKVFGGRSDSMILVNFNPSDRHLNLLSIPRDTEVFIPGMGVGKINEANYWGGASLATEVVADTLNQVQINRYVRVSTGAFKELVNLLGGVEVFVPYPMSYRDNTQQLEIDLSPGWQTIDGDQADHFARFRSDAYGDIGRIQRQQALMEAIRERLQSPDVLPRIPQIIRVMLKYVDTNLDFEEMLTLVKFGLNLEPQQVRMVMLPGRDMGGYTSYWVVDDAARDRIMAQYFRVDSTGFVLPGPLQRSGYQELSKRTKIAVQNASGNPQAAERVADYLFKQGFNNVYVVPGLPYTMRSTQIIVQGGDLASAEMLQEYIGFGTVRASSTGAINSDLTIRVGDDWQQRF; encoded by the coding sequence ATGAGTTATCCCACCACCAACCAAAGACAACCTAAAGTCCTGCGGGTAATATTTTTGAGTTTTATTGCACTGATCATTACTAGCGCTTCGGCGACTTTGGGGGCGCTAACGGCTTTGCTGTCTCCATTGAAACCGGAACAGCCACAAAGTGCATCGATGGTTCTCAATTCATTATGGCGCGATCGCTTTCGGTTTCGTCTGTCCCGACCTGTGAATATTTTGGTCATGGGGATAGATCCCCCCCTACCACACGAGGAACAAGATGGGAAAGTTTTTGGGGGTCGCAGTGATAGCATGATCTTGGTTAATTTTAATCCGAGCGATCGCCATCTGAATTTGCTATCAATTCCCCGTGATACCGAGGTTTTTATCCCTGGTATGGGTGTGGGTAAGATTAACGAGGCTAACTATTGGGGCGGCGCTTCCTTGGCTACGGAGGTGGTAGCTGATACCCTTAATCAGGTGCAGATTAACCGCTATGTCCGAGTTAGCACTGGCGCTTTTAAGGAGTTGGTGAATTTGTTGGGGGGGGTGGAGGTGTTTGTTCCCTATCCGATGTCCTATCGGGATAATACCCAACAGTTGGAGATTGATTTATCTCCGGGATGGCAAACTATTGATGGTGATCAGGCTGATCATTTTGCTCGCTTCCGTAGTGATGCTTATGGAGATATTGGCAGGATTCAACGCCAACAGGCTTTAATGGAGGCTATTCGAGAACGTTTACAGAGTCCTGATGTATTGCCACGTATTCCTCAGATTATTCGGGTGATGTTGAAGTATGTTGATACTAATTTGGATTTTGAGGAGATGCTGACTCTGGTTAAGTTTGGGTTGAATTTGGAACCGCAACAGGTGCGAATGGTGATGTTACCTGGGCGAGACATGGGCGGATATACGAGTTATTGGGTGGTTGATGACGCGGCACGCGATCGCATTATGGCTCAATATTTTCGGGTTGATTCTACCGGGTTTGTCTTACCTGGACCATTACAGCGATCGGGTTATCAGGAATTGTCTAAACGTACTAAAATTGCCGTACAAAATGCCTCTGGAAACCCACAAGCAGCCGAAAGAGTCGCGGATTATTTGTTTAAGCAGGGCTTTAATAATGTTTATGTTGTGCCGGGGTTGCCTTATACTATGCGATCGACTCAGATTATTGTCCAGGGGGGAGATTTAGCTAGTGCTGAAATGTTGCAAGAATATATCGGTTTTGGTACGGTTAGGGCTTCTTCTACTGGTGCAATTAATTCGGATTTGACCATCCGGGTTGGTGACGATTGGCAACAAAGATTTTAA
- a CDS encoding YbjN domain-containing protein: MVVSEQNQQASTYTDDRFFNLPLFDILIEFFNEDGWVYKEIEHRRVVALGIEGKNGRFDCYAIAREEEKQITVYSIFPVKVPDYKRQNISDFVTRANYGMVIGNFEMNFYDGEIRYKTSLDVAGDRLTPALIKHLIYTNVSTMDKFLPGIMSIIYGNISPEEAISRY; the protein is encoded by the coding sequence ATGGTCGTGTCTGAACAAAATCAACAAGCATCCACATATACAGACGATCGCTTTTTTAACCTGCCCTTGTTCGATATCTTAATCGAGTTCTTTAATGAGGATGGTTGGGTTTATAAAGAAATCGAACATCGCCGAGTCGTGGCTTTGGGAATTGAGGGCAAAAATGGTCGTTTTGATTGCTATGCGATCGCCCGGGAAGAGGAAAAACAAATCACGGTTTACTCGATTTTTCCGGTGAAAGTACCAGACTATAAACGCCAAAATATCTCGGATTTTGTCACCCGGGCTAATTATGGCATGGTGATTGGTAATTTCGAGATGAATTTCTATGATGGGGAAATTCGCTACAAAACCAGTTTAGATGTAGCAGGCGATCGCTTAACTCCCGCTTTAATTAAGCATTTGATTTATACCAATGTTTCGACAATGGATAAATTTCTCCCTGGTATTATGTCGATTATTTACGGCAATATTTCACCAGAAGAAGCCATATCACGGTATTAA